The Echinicola rosea genome has a segment encoding these proteins:
- the ilvA gene encoding threonine ammonia-lyase IlvA, whose translation MNQVSFQGIIEASEALKGVLNTTPLQFNEQLSEEYGCQVYLKREDLQAVRSYKIRGAYHKISSLSEEEKKRGVVCASAGNHAQGVAFACKKLSIKGTIFIPSTTPAQKINRMKLFGKDMVEIVLSGDTYDDAYQTAAAYCEEKGAVFVHPFDDTKVIEGQGTIAKEMLDDADFPIDYLFLPIGGGGMAAGVSTYFKETSPETKLIGTEPKGAPSMLTSIQNLKNTVLDEIDGFVDGAAVKKVGNIPFEVCRKNLDEMLLVPEGRICTTILNLYNNEGIVVEPAGAMTLAALSLYDKDALRGKNVVCVVSGGNNDIMRTAEIKERSLLYEGLKHYFMIQFPQRPGALKDFVSKILGPNDDIAYFQFTKKNNRENGPAVVGIELKNPEHIAGIFERLKENRFKYNYLNENLDLLTLLM comes from the coding sequence ATGAATCAAGTTTCTTTTCAAGGTATTATCGAGGCAAGCGAGGCACTCAAAGGAGTACTGAATACCACTCCACTGCAGTTCAACGAACAGCTAAGTGAGGAGTACGGCTGTCAGGTGTACCTGAAAAGAGAGGACCTGCAGGCGGTAAGATCCTATAAAATCAGGGGCGCTTACCACAAGATAAGTTCCCTTTCTGAAGAAGAAAAAAAACGCGGAGTGGTCTGTGCCAGCGCAGGAAACCATGCCCAAGGGGTAGCCTTTGCCTGCAAAAAACTGAGCATCAAAGGCACCATCTTCATCCCATCCACCACTCCTGCCCAAAAAATCAACAGGATGAAATTATTCGGAAAGGACATGGTAGAGATTGTCCTTTCTGGAGATACGTATGATGATGCTTACCAAACGGCAGCTGCTTATTGTGAAGAAAAAGGAGCGGTATTCGTGCATCCTTTTGACGATACCAAGGTCATCGAGGGACAAGGGACCATTGCCAAGGAAATGCTGGATGATGCCGATTTCCCGATTGATTATCTTTTCCTTCCCATTGGTGGCGGTGGTATGGCCGCCGGGGTAAGTACCTATTTCAAGGAAACCAGTCCTGAGACCAAATTGATCGGTACAGAACCCAAAGGGGCACCTTCCATGTTGACTTCTATCCAAAACCTGAAAAACACCGTTCTGGATGAAATCGATGGATTTGTCGATGGGGCTGCGGTAAAAAAGGTGGGCAATATTCCCTTCGAAGTTTGCCGTAAAAATTTGGACGAAATGCTACTGGTACCAGAAGGCAGAATATGCACCACCATCTTAAACCTGTACAACAACGAAGGCATCGTGGTAGAACCAGCCGGAGCCATGACCTTGGCAGCCCTTTCCCTGTACGACAAGGATGCGCTCAGGGGCAAAAATGTGGTTTGCGTGGTCAGTGGCGGCAATAATGACATCATGCGAACGGCAGAAATCAAGGAAAGATCTTTGCTCTACGAGGGGCTTAAGCACTACTTTATGATCCAATTCCCCCAGCGCCCTGGAGCACTCAAAGATTTCGTTTCCAAAATCCTTGGCCCTAATGATGACATCGCCTATTTCCAATTCACCAAAAAGAACAATCGTGAGAACGGACCCGCTGTGGTCGGTATTGAGCTCAAAAACCCTGAACATATCGCTGGAATATTTGAGCGACTAAAGGAAAACCGATTTAAGTACAATTACCTTAACGAAAACTTGGATTTGCTGACCCTGCTCATGTGA
- a CDS encoding PKD domain-containing protein → MKPNICFYCFFLCFFLVSITAVQAQLTTVGKEFWVGFMDNNTDGRNGKAVIVISANEAAQGTIDLSAISDGLTYSFNLQKGESFTMRIPEYEQDLLHRKSGEKENKGIFISATGKVSVFAFNERFKSADGAVVLPKRTLGKDYLVTSHYEITPNTTPGVEMNINDESTLLVVGVEDNTKVEITPSVGTVDGKTGGVPFEITLNAGESYQLKAKGDLTGSRVRVRDAQSMDCKNIAVFGGNKWTGVGECGSAPDHLFQQVYPLSTWGKEYTHIPLKTRSSGELVKVLAAEDGTEISVNGQAVDVLDAGEWVPLDVGADEVVTIGGSRDISVTTFSKSRNCNISGDPFYAFGDPFMMALNPAERLLKDVTFVSMDIVQITYHYLNVMVKTSATGDTRLDGQFITEEFLPVPGNSDYSYARLSVSGGVHRLTNPSGFIAYAYGFGDLESYGYAVGANLENLDFSTDTQYDFEVIGDNVTCLNEEFTWEIIPDNPAFDYFTWNIEGTDVSKSGQTIRHTFVTPGTYKVTIYASDGPTTCDHLEEIRFEVEVIETSAAIQGVDFVCEGMAPVTYEASQMENIDHFEWEVKGGELISSEGNTATVRWDLTADNAAISLLPFTAEGCPGRAITKAVTLWNPEVPPAPNGPEEVCFEAPSSAHYSVTDTEERHQYQWYIEGGDIISSNNAEEVEVMWNASATNREIWYEAFHEDATQCRVVSEVLEVEMLAAISVAETIQDVSCHGGGTGEISLEVTGGKGPYSYSWSHDELLDDPLAVGLEAGSYQVTITDALGCQLVYDDLPVGEPDQLRAAVRSNSGTSCYESADAEVEIKVIGGTPPYRIDRANAVIVDDEIQLESLEAGRYDFTISDNHDCHTTLEVEVSKPEPLEVEVAVRRRSCPGESGGELLAVPSGGTSPYQYTWDFGAQTNAELTGVPKGAYTVTVQDDRGCIALGSASIHEKPPVVRMPTGYAPSGEGVNRIYQPVSSCPIDFTLKIYNRWGELIYFGSQGWDGSINGKMATNDAYTYFLEYHYRMDGEQISRQKRGVFTLVQ, encoded by the coding sequence ATGAAACCGAATATTTGTTTTTATTGCTTTTTCTTATGTTTTTTCCTTGTATCGATCACTGCTGTCCAGGCACAACTTACTACAGTGGGGAAGGAGTTTTGGGTGGGATTTATGGACAATAATACCGATGGCCGGAATGGAAAGGCGGTAATCGTCATATCTGCCAATGAGGCTGCCCAGGGTACGATCGACTTGAGCGCCATTTCAGACGGGCTTACCTATTCTTTTAATTTACAAAAAGGAGAAAGCTTTACCATGCGAATCCCCGAGTATGAACAGGATTTGTTGCACCGAAAATCCGGAGAGAAGGAAAATAAAGGGATCTTCATTAGTGCTACGGGAAAGGTTTCCGTGTTTGCATTTAATGAACGTTTTAAAAGTGCTGATGGGGCTGTGGTGCTTCCCAAGAGAACCTTGGGGAAAGATTACCTTGTTACCTCCCATTACGAAATCACGCCCAATACCACACCGGGAGTCGAGATGAATATCAATGACGAAAGCACCCTTTTGGTAGTGGGCGTAGAGGATAATACCAAAGTGGAAATTACGCCGTCGGTAGGCACAGTGGATGGGAAAACAGGGGGTGTTCCTTTTGAAATCACACTGAATGCAGGTGAAAGTTATCAGCTTAAAGCCAAAGGGGACTTGACCGGGAGTCGGGTCAGGGTGCGTGATGCACAGTCTATGGATTGCAAAAACATTGCTGTTTTTGGAGGAAATAAGTGGACCGGAGTGGGCGAATGCGGCTCTGCTCCTGACCATCTTTTCCAGCAGGTGTATCCGCTGAGCACTTGGGGAAAGGAATACACCCATATTCCACTTAAGACCCGATCATCCGGTGAATTGGTAAAGGTGCTGGCTGCAGAAGATGGGACGGAAATTTCTGTAAACGGGCAAGCTGTGGATGTGCTTGATGCCGGGGAGTGGGTTCCTTTGGATGTAGGGGCAGATGAGGTGGTGACCATTGGTGGTTCCAGGGATATTTCGGTGACGACATTTTCTAAAAGTAGAAACTGCAACATATCTGGCGACCCTTTTTATGCTTTTGGTGATCCATTCATGATGGCATTGAATCCTGCTGAACGTCTCTTGAAGGATGTCACTTTTGTATCCATGGATATCGTCCAGATCACTTACCACTACCTCAATGTCATGGTAAAGACTTCCGCTACAGGTGATACGAGGCTGGATGGCCAATTCATTACGGAGGAGTTTCTGCCAGTTCCCGGCAATAGTGACTATTCGTACGCAAGGCTTAGCGTCTCGGGAGGAGTGCACCGCCTGACCAATCCTTCCGGATTTATTGCTTATGCTTATGGGTTTGGGGACTTGGAGTCTTATGGATATGCGGTAGGGGCCAACTTGGAGAATTTAGACTTTTCTACCGATACCCAGTACGATTTTGAAGTCATAGGTGACAATGTAACTTGCCTCAATGAAGAATTTACCTGGGAAATCATCCCCGATAATCCAGCTTTTGATTATTTTACCTGGAATATAGAAGGCACAGATGTATCAAAGTCCGGACAAACGATAAGGCACACTTTTGTAACACCAGGCACTTACAAAGTGACCATTTATGCCTCGGATGGTCCCACTACCTGCGACCACCTGGAAGAAATACGTTTTGAGGTAGAGGTCATAGAAACCAGTGCCGCCATTCAAGGGGTGGATTTTGTGTGCGAAGGAATGGCTCCGGTCACTTATGAAGCGTCACAAATGGAAAATATTGACCATTTTGAATGGGAAGTGAAAGGGGGAGAATTGATTTCTTCAGAGGGCAATACCGCTACCGTTCGTTGGGACCTTACAGCTGATAACGCCGCTATTTCACTATTGCCTTTTACGGCAGAGGGTTGTCCAGGCCGTGCGATCACAAAAGCGGTGACATTATGGAATCCAGAGGTGCCACCAGCTCCTAATGGACCTGAAGAGGTGTGTTTTGAAGCCCCATCAAGCGCTCATTATTCCGTGACGGATACAGAGGAACGGCACCAGTACCAGTGGTATATAGAAGGTGGTGACATCATTTCCTCCAATAATGCAGAAGAAGTGGAAGTAATGTGGAACGCTTCTGCTACCAACAGGGAAATTTGGTATGAGGCCTTTCATGAAGACGCCACACAGTGCAGGGTAGTTTCTGAAGTGTTGGAAGTTGAAATGCTAGCGGCCATTTCAGTGGCAGAAACTATTCAGGATGTCAGCTGTCATGGAGGGGGTACAGGTGAAATAAGCCTAGAAGTAACTGGCGGGAAAGGGCCTTATTCCTACTCTTGGAGCCATGATGAATTATTGGATGATCCTTTGGCCGTGGGGTTGGAAGCGGGAAGCTATCAGGTGACCATCACCGATGCGCTGGGGTGCCAGCTCGTTTATGATGATTTACCGGTGGGAGAGCCAGATCAGCTAAGGGCAGCGGTAAGATCAAATTCTGGGACAAGCTGTTATGAATCGGCAGATGCCGAAGTGGAAATCAAGGTCATAGGAGGCACCCCTCCTTATCGGATTGATCGCGCGAATGCCGTGATAGTCGATGATGAAATTCAGTTGGAGTCATTGGAGGCGGGAAGATATGATTTTACCATTTCCGATAACCACGATTGTCATACCACTTTGGAGGTGGAAGTTTCAAAGCCTGAACCTTTGGAGGTAGAAGTAGCAGTACGCCGTAGGAGTTGTCCGGGAGAATCTGGGGGAGAGTTGCTTGCCGTACCTTCTGGTGGGACAAGCCCATACCAATATACTTGGGACTTTGGTGCCCAAACCAATGCTGAACTCACAGGAGTGCCCAAAGGAGCGTACACCGTTACCGTACAAGACGATCGCGGTTGTATCGCACTTGGTAGTGCATCAATCCATGAAAAGCCACCAGTGGTAAGAATGCCCACGGGCTATGCCCCAAGCGGTGAGGGAGTTAACAGGATCTATCAGCCTGTTTCCAGCTGTCCCATTGATTTTACATTAAAAATATACAACCGATGGGGAGAGCTGATTTACTTCGGGTCCCAGGGGTGGGATGGGAGCATAAATGGTAAAATGGCCACCAATGATGCCTATACCTATTTTTTGGAATATCATTACCGTATGGACGGGGAGCAAATTAGTCGACAAAAGCGAGGGGTATTCACTTTGGTCCAATGA